One segment of Sporanaerobacter acetigenes DSM 13106 DNA contains the following:
- a CDS encoding superoxide dismutase family protein encodes MYYDTTNCMPETSMTEIRGGPLAPQLYGIITFSQVSGGTEVYVEVWGLPPYKPAQGEKQPIGPHGFHIHENGNCEVGNPENPFQAAGGHWNPTNQPHGNHAGDFPVLFSNNGYAKMSFFTNKFMPQDVVGKSVIIHENPDDYRSQPAGNSGKRLACGVIYRLY; translated from the coding sequence ATGTATTATGATACAACAAATTGTATGCCTGAAACGAGCATGACCGAAATAAGAGGTGGACCCCTTGCTCCACAATTGTACGGAATAATTACATTTTCACAAGTTTCAGGAGGAACTGAAGTATACGTTGAGGTTTGGGGACTTCCTCCATATAAACCCGCTCAAGGAGAAAAACAGCCCATAGGTCCTCATGGTTTTCATATTCATGAAAATGGGAATTGTGAAGTAGGAAATCCTGAAAATCCATTCCAAGCTGCTGGTGGTCATTGGAATCCAACCAATCAACCCCATGGGAATCACGCTGGGGATTTCCCTGTACTATTTTCAAACAATGGCTATGCTAAAATGAGTTTTTTTACAAATAAATTTATGCCTCAAGATGTTGTGGGAAAATCCGTAATAATTCACGAAAATCCTGATGACTACAGATCGCAACCTGCTGGAAATTCAGGGAAAAGACTCGCTTGTGGAGTAATATATAGGCTTTATTAG
- a CDS encoding patatin-like phospholipase family protein, with protein sequence MEEYGVVFSGGGAKGSYQIGVWKALQELGIPIAAITGTSIGALNGAMLVQGDYDLVQLAWTNFSVEQVIDNTDEDEWENQKIYNKHFTPFLILKNIITSERMEMTPLIEALKLYVDEDRIRNSTIDFGLVTFSVTDLKPLEIFKDNIPRGQFVDYLVASACFPAFKPIKIDNKKYIDGGFHDNVPIALMNKKGIKNLIVVDISGKGIPKSKPSEDSNTIYIKSSHDLGKTLEINPEKAEQNIELGYLDTMKTFNIVKGKKYYLVPDSLNVESEVKELNYINRKLIRNALGITKNTPLPVKKLITLKFFRTIENYMDSEEKTNVALSNAMAEITGEILSIDLKVAYTLDDLNDKIIDEYKEILKNTIYKKYIEEIEYISSKDGEKNVEKKIKLEIKNNAKFLLSYLTDENFENDETNKIRRLASVFNTKIVIGSLYLKTLFYNFKYKNSNIKATNF encoded by the coding sequence ATGGAGGAATATGGTGTAGTATTTTCTGGTGGAGGTGCAAAAGGCAGCTATCAAATAGGAGTATGGAAAGCACTTCAAGAATTGGGTATTCCCATTGCTGCAATCACAGGTACATCTATAGGTGCATTAAATGGTGCAATGTTAGTTCAAGGAGACTATGATCTTGTACAATTGGCATGGACTAATTTTTCAGTCGAACAAGTAATTGATAACACTGATGAAGATGAATGGGAAAATCAAAAAATATACAACAAACACTTCACCCCCTTTTTAATACTTAAAAATATAATCACTTCTGAAAGAATGGAAATGACGCCACTGATAGAGGCTCTTAAATTGTATGTCGATGAAGATAGAATAAGAAATTCTACAATTGACTTTGGACTTGTCACTTTTTCAGTTACAGACCTGAAACCCCTTGAAATTTTTAAAGATAATATACCAAGAGGACAATTTGTGGATTATCTAGTTGCTAGTGCTTGCTTTCCTGCTTTTAAACCCATAAAAATAGACAATAAAAAATATATTGATGGAGGATTCCACGATAATGTACCTATAGCATTAATGAATAAAAAGGGAATTAAAAACCTCATTGTTGTTGACATCAGCGGAAAAGGCATTCCAAAATCCAAGCCTTCTGAAGATTCAAATACAATATATATTAAAAGTTCTCATGATTTAGGCAAAACGTTAGAAATAAACCCAGAAAAAGCTGAACAAAATATTGAGTTGGGATATTTAGATACTATGAAAACTTTCAATATAGTTAAGGGAAAAAAGTATTATTTAGTTCCAGATAGTTTAAATGTTGAAAGTGAAGTCAAAGAATTAAACTATATAAACAGAAAGCTAATTCGTAATGCTTTAGGTATTACAAAAAACACACCTCTTCCTGTAAAAAAATTGATTACTCTCAAATTTTTTAGAACAATTGAAAACTACATGGATTCAGAGGAAAAAACCAACGTAGCCCTAAGCAATGCAATGGCTGAAATAACTGGAGAAATTCTAAGTATAGACTTAAAAGTAGCCTACACATTAGATGATCTTAATGATAAAATAATAGATGAATATAAAGAAATACTAAAAAATACAATATATAAAAAATACATCGAAGAAATTGAATATATTTCTTCGAAAGACGGAGAAAAAAATGTAGAAAAGAAAATAAAATTAGAAATCAAAAACAATGCAAAATTTCTTTTATCTTATTTAACAGACGAAAATTTTGAAAATGATGAAACAAATAAGATTAGACGCTTAGCCTCCGTTTTTAATACAAAAATTGTTATTGGTTCTCTATATTTAAAGACTCTATTCTATAATTTCAAATATAAAAATTCTAATATAAAAGCAACCAACTTCTAA
- a CDS encoding patatin-like phospholipase family protein, which yields MTNKNVGLILEGGGMRGAYTSGVLAAFMDSNIKFPYVIGVSAGASNGANFVAEQRERNKKVFVEHVKDKEFSGFRHWIKDRSYFNMNYLYDSLPNKVVPFDYETFKKSKTIFKACATSCKTGKPVYFGKNDFDPLEYMEVVLRASSSLPIISTPVEINGELYYDGGISDSIPINKSIEDGNQYNVVVLTRNKEYRKEPQKINFAIKKLSKKYPKIVEAIKTRHIRYNSSLDKIQELEKKGEVFVFRPVKKFAVDRLERDISKLDALYMQGYNETMAKIDDLGKWLENI from the coding sequence ATGACAAATAAAAATGTGGGCTTAATTCTTGAAGGTGGAGGAATGAGGGGAGCCTATACATCGGGAGTATTGGCTGCTTTTATGGATTCAAATATAAAATTTCCTTATGTAATAGGAGTATCAGCAGGAGCAAGCAATGGGGCTAATTTTGTGGCAGAGCAAAGGGAAAGAAATAAAAAGGTATTTGTTGAACATGTCAAGGATAAGGAATTTTCGGGGTTTAGACATTGGATCAAAGATAGGAGCTATTTCAATATGAACTATCTATATGATAGCCTTCCAAATAAAGTAGTACCTTTTGATTATGAAACTTTTAAGAAATCCAAGACTATATTTAAGGCATGTGCTACTAGTTGTAAGACTGGAAAACCTGTATATTTTGGGAAAAATGATTTTGATCCATTAGAATATATGGAAGTAGTTTTAAGAGCTTCTAGTAGTTTACCTATAATTTCAACTCCTGTAGAAATAAATGGGGAACTTTATTATGATGGTGGTATTTCAGATTCTATTCCTATAAATAAATCTATTGAAGATGGGAATCAGTATAATGTAGTTGTACTTACAAGAAATAAAGAATATAGAAAAGAACCTCAAAAAATAAATTTTGCAATAAAAAAACTTTCTAAAAAATATCCTAAAATAGTTGAAGCAATTAAAACTAGACATATTAGATACAATTCTTCATTAGATAAAATTCAAGAACTTGAAAAAAAAGGTGAAGTTTTTGTGTTTAGACCTGTAAAAAAATTTGCTGTAGATAGACTAGAAAGAGATATTTCTAAGTTAGATGCTTTATATATGCAAGGATATAATGAAACAATGGCTAAAATAGATGATTTGGGAAAATGGTTAGAAAATATCTAA
- a CDS encoding DUF5700 domain-containing putative Zn-dependent protease, which translates to MEIFVDGVEYILNILEDDKFDDKKLKKYLSSKEGKLFLKHEKELRRKTNSLTIEEELRKVVEDENYKDPYEFYILKDNIEEVKKNLQFIKKNEDIIFENVLKQIYKYIPESIKVDPNIVLYAGGVDGGFAIFTKNVYINFIKYIGNIDEFEKILAHEFYHARQIPIGKKVSLILKMSFYSKKALYDTLGRLLEEGIASLVEHGTDFVRDDPVGTLTHREILFYKEHFNILNRALLSIKNGKPDYNLIYKINVYVLGYIISKTIYEREGTSILNKWTVDFDYKIPIKKYIEICEIEGKPSEFDIDVENWIMSM; encoded by the coding sequence GTGGAAATATTTGTTGATGGGGTCGAATATATTTTGAATATTTTAGAAGATGACAAATTTGACGATAAAAAGTTAAAAAAATATCTTTCTTCTAAAGAAGGAAAGTTGTTTTTAAAACATGAAAAAGAGTTGAGAAGAAAAACTAATAGTCTGACAATAGAAGAAGAATTGAGAAAAGTTGTTGAAGATGAAAATTATAAAGATCCATATGAATTTTATATTTTAAAAGACAATATAGAAGAAGTTAAAAAAAATCTCCAGTTCATTAAAAAAAATGAGGATATTATCTTTGAAAATGTACTTAAACAGATATACAAATATATTCCGGAATCTATAAAAGTAGATCCCAATATAGTACTGTATGCTGGCGGCGTAGATGGTGGTTTTGCTATATTTACTAAAAATGTATATATAAATTTCATAAAATACATTGGAAATATAGATGAATTTGAGAAAATACTTGCTCATGAGTTCTATCATGCTAGACAAATTCCTATAGGGAAAAAAGTTTCATTAATATTAAAGATGAGTTTTTATTCCAAGAAAGCGCTATATGATACTTTGGGAAGACTTTTGGAAGAAGGAATAGCTTCTTTAGTTGAGCACGGAACTGATTTTGTCAGAGATGATCCTGTAGGCACATTGACTCATAGAGAGATATTATTTTATAAAGAGCATTTTAATATTTTAAATAGAGCTTTGTTGTCAATAAAAAATGGAAAACCAGATTACAATTTGATATATAAAATCAATGTATATGTATTGGGGTATATAATTTCGAAAACTATTTATGAAAGAGAAGGCACTTCTATTCTTAATAAATGGACTGTTGATTTTGATTATAAAATTCCTATAAAAAAGTATATAGAAATATGTGAAATTGAGGGGAAACCTTCAGAATTCGATATAGATGTGGAAAATTGGATAATGAGCATGTAA
- a CDS encoding PTS sugar transporter subunit IIA, translating to MIRFFKRDKNIEILSPATGKIVPIEEVPDDTFSKKIAGDGLAIELTDGKIVAPFDGEITSVYNANHCLVVRSESGLELLIHIGIDTVKLKGEGFKRYVELNDKVKSGDLLLEADLNLLKSKGKSILTPVVITNRRNIESIEKMDGEVEKDKDLLMKVKMKND from the coding sequence ATGATAAGATTTTTTAAAAGGGACAAGAACATAGAAATATTGTCTCCAGCCACAGGTAAAATTGTGCCAATTGAGGAAGTTCCAGATGATACTTTTTCAAAGAAAATAGCTGGTGATGGATTGGCAATAGAACTTACAGATGGAAAAATTGTTGCACCTTTTGATGGGGAAATAACAAGTGTTTATAATGCTAATCATTGTTTAGTTGTCAGATCCGAAAGTGGCTTGGAATTGCTTATACATATTGGGATAGATACTGTAAAGTTAAAAGGCGAAGGATTTAAAAGATATGTAGAGCTAAATGATAAAGTGAAATCTGGAGATTTGTTGTTAGAAGCTGATTTAAATTTATTAAAATCAAAGGGCAAATCTATTTTGACTCCAGTAGTTATAACCAATAGAAGAAATATAGAGTCTATAGAAAAAATGGATGGAGAAGTAGAAAAAGATAAAGATTTATTGATGAAAGTGAAAATGAAAAATGATTAA
- the murQ gene encoding N-acetylmuramic acid 6-phosphate etherase encodes MINLEELVTEGINQNTSSIDKVSTTEMVKMINDEDKKIAYAVEKEIPNIAKAIDIIAEKLSDGGRLIYIGAGTSGRIGILDASECPPTFGVEPTLVQGLIAGGNKAIFESVEGAEDNKDYAIKDLKEINFSSKDILVGLAASGRTPYTIGALEYANELGSFTIAVTCNPNSLLSNTAKLSISPIVGPEVISGSTRLKAGTAQKMVLNMLSTGTMVKLGKVYENLMVDLRAQNQKLVERTKKIVCQATGVSKEKASQVLEETDYDVKLAILLIKTGLNLEKGKDILKENNGYLSKAIEQAISK; translated from the coding sequence ATGATAAATTTAGAAGAACTAGTAACAGAAGGAATAAATCAAAATACAAGTAGTATTGATAAAGTATCCACAACTGAAATGGTTAAGATGATTAATGATGAAGATAAAAAGATTGCTTATGCTGTAGAAAAGGAAATTCCCAACATAGCAAAAGCTATTGATATTATTGCAGAGAAGTTAAGTGATGGTGGAAGACTTATTTATATAGGTGCAGGTACTAGTGGCAGAATTGGAATTTTGGATGCTTCAGAATGCCCTCCAACTTTTGGGGTAGAACCTACTTTGGTACAAGGTTTAATTGCTGGAGGAAATAAAGCAATATTTGAGTCTGTGGAAGGAGCAGAAGACAATAAAGATTATGCCATTAAAGATTTGAAAGAAATCAACTTTTCTTCTAAAGATATATTGGTTGGACTTGCTGCTAGTGGAAGGACGCCTTATACAATTGGAGCATTGGAGTATGCAAATGAATTGGGAAGTTTCACTATTGCAGTAACTTGTAATCCAAATTCTCTTTTATCAAATACAGCTAAATTATCTATAAGTCCTATAGTTGGTCCTGAAGTGATATCTGGTTCTACAAGGCTTAAGGCTGGAACTGCTCAAAAGATGGTTTTAAACATGTTGTCTACAGGAACTATGGTGAAATTAGGAAAAGTATATGAAAACCTTATGGTAGATTTAAGAGCTCAAAATCAGAAATTGGTTGAAAGAACCAAAAAAATAGTATGTCAAGCAACAGGAGTATCAAAAGAAAAAGCATCACAAGTTTTAGAAGAAACTGACTATGATGTAAAATTGGCAATTCTTTTGATTAAAACTGGTCTCAACCTTGAAAAAGGTAAGGATATTCTAAAAGAAAACAATGGCTATTTAAGTAAAGCCATTGAACAAGCGATTTCTAAATAA
- a CDS encoding PTS transporter subunit EIIC yields the protein MSEKIGNMAKGILDNIGGEENILGFENCMTRLRITLRDMSKFDKERLQKVEGVMGVVESGNQIQVVVGPGTAAKVSDHVKDTTNIKVVDVEEFGNAEAVKAQVKEQYKAPGSDFLKKISNIFIPLIPAFIGSGLIMGINNILKTAGVNPTITGLLGVFSGAVFGYMAIMVGMNAARVFGGSPAIGGLMAGITISPGLADVELFGKALIPGRGGIFAVLLVVWFASFIEKKIRKAMPESVELVLTPLLTILISGFASVLVLQPLGGLVSDGIGAAVTGAIDKGGAVTGAILGGTFLPLVMTGLHQGLTPIHADLLQRTGVTTLLPILAMAGAGQVGASIAVLVKTKNERLKKTVANALPVGILGVGEPLIYGVTLPLGKPFLGACIGGAVGGAIVAPLKVGAINMGISGIPLAILIEPGHVGHYLLGILGAYVGGFIATMLLGFKDPVD from the coding sequence ATGAGTGAAAAAATTGGCAACATGGCCAAGGGTATCCTTGATAACATTGGCGGTGAGGAAAACATTTTAGGCTTTGAAAATTGCATGACCAGATTGAGAATTACTTTAAGAGACATGTCCAAATTTGACAAGGAGAGATTGCAAAAAGTAGAAGGAGTTATGGGTGTAGTAGAATCTGGCAACCAAATTCAAGTTGTTGTAGGTCCAGGGACTGCAGCAAAAGTTTCAGATCATGTCAAAGACACAACAAATATAAAAGTAGTTGATGTAGAGGAATTTGGGAATGCCGAAGCTGTTAAAGCTCAAGTAAAAGAACAGTACAAGGCTCCAGGTAGCGACTTTTTGAAAAAGATTTCAAATATTTTTATACCTTTGATTCCTGCATTTATTGGTTCAGGACTTATAATGGGAATTAATAATATACTAAAAACTGCGGGAGTAAATCCAACTATAACTGGATTATTAGGAGTATTTTCAGGAGCAGTTTTTGGATATATGGCAATAATGGTAGGTATGAATGCAGCAAGGGTATTCGGAGGTTCGCCAGCAATTGGGGGGTTGATGGCAGGTATAACTATATCACCTGGATTGGCTGATGTAGAGTTGTTTGGCAAGGCACTTATACCAGGACGTGGTGGAATATTTGCAGTATTGCTGGTAGTATGGTTTGCATCATTTATTGAGAAGAAAATAAGAAAAGCGATGCCAGAATCTGTTGAATTGGTTTTAACTCCACTTTTGACTATATTGATTTCAGGATTTGCTTCAGTACTTGTATTGCAGCCATTAGGTGGTCTTGTTTCTGATGGTATAGGAGCTGCTGTTACAGGAGCGATTGATAAAGGTGGAGCAGTAACTGGAGCTATATTAGGTGGAACTTTCTTGCCATTGGTAATGACTGGGTTACATCAAGGATTAACTCCAATACATGCAGATTTACTTCAGAGAACTGGAGTCACTACATTGCTTCCAATTTTAGCTATGGCAGGAGCAGGTCAAGTAGGAGCAAGTATTGCAGTACTTGTAAAGACTAAAAATGAAAGATTAAAGAAAACTGTTGCTAATGCTCTTCCGGTAGGGATACTTGGAGTGGGAGAACCGTTGATTTATGGAGTCACATTACCACTTGGAAAGCCATTTTTAGGAGCTTGTATTGGTGGAGCTGTAGGTGGAGCAATAGTAGCACCTTTAAAAGTAGGAGCTATAAATATGGGCATTTCTGGGATACCACTAGCAATACTAATTGAGCCAGGACATGTTGGACATTATCTATTAGGAATTTTAGGTGCTTATGTTGGTGGATTTATTGCAACAATGTTGTTAGGATTTAAAGATCCTGTTGATTAG
- a CDS encoding MupG family TIM beta-alpha barrel fold protein: MFGISIYAGMDNTIEEIIEYMDRAHSLGLNTIFTSAHIPETNESFKKDFEKVLQHASKLGFITMVDISKGYFDSLDIKKYNIDYLRLDYGFTLEEIAKMTRNYSFGVTVNATTFVKKDIEKFINYGGRINKINACHNFYPRNDTGISEELLIEKNSIFKEYGIKTMAFMPSQYKRRGPVYEGLPTLEMHRNMKTLVSAQHLQRLGVDFIVIGDAMASEDEMKSLNYIKNDETIIPIKLKKDLSKIELEILNSTHTNRMDPGEFVVRSQESRIIKSGKIIPNNNILPRKKYFVTIDNEKYKRYEGELQILKKDFDIDERVNVVGDASEGNILIEILKPGEKFSFYIVED; the protein is encoded by the coding sequence TTGTTTGGAATATCTATTTATGCTGGAATGGATAATACTATAGAGGAAATAATTGAATATATGGATAGGGCTCATAGTTTAGGTTTAAATACTATATTTACTTCAGCTCATATTCCTGAAACTAATGAAAGCTTTAAAAAAGATTTTGAAAAGGTTTTACAACATGCTTCTAAATTGGGATTTATAACTATGGTTGATATTTCAAAAGGTTATTTTGACAGTTTAGATATAAAAAAATATAATATAGATTATTTAAGGCTAGATTATGGATTTACATTAGAAGAGATAGCCAAAATGACTCGAAATTATAGCTTTGGTGTAACTGTAAATGCTACTACTTTTGTAAAGAAGGATATAGAGAAATTTATAAATTATGGTGGAAGAATAAATAAAATAAATGCATGTCATAATTTTTATCCTAGAAACGATACAGGAATATCTGAAGAGTTGTTGATTGAAAAAAATAGCATTTTTAAAGAATATGGTATAAAAACCATGGCTTTTATGCCTTCGCAATATAAAAGAAGAGGTCCTGTGTATGAAGGGCTTCCAACGTTAGAAATGCATAGAAATATGAAAACTCTAGTATCTGCCCAACATTTACAAAGACTAGGAGTTGACTTTATTGTTATAGGAGATGCAATGGCTTCAGAAGATGAGATGAAAAGTCTGAATTATATTAAAAATGATGAAACTATTATTCCGATAAAATTAAAAAAGGATTTATCAAAAATTGAATTGGAAATACTAAATAGCACACATACAAATCGTATGGATCCAGGAGAGTTTGTTGTAAGATCTCAAGAATCTAGAATTATAAAATCAGGGAAAATAATACCCAACAATAATATTTTGCCAAGAAAGAAGTATTTTGTTACAATAGATAATGAAAAATATAAAAGATATGAAGGTGAATTGCAAATACTGAAAAAGGATTTTGATATTGATGAGAGGGTAAATGTAGTAGGGGATGCCAGTGAAGGCAATATATTGATTGAAATATTAAAACCAGGGGAAAAGTTTAGCTTTTATATAGTGGAGGATTAA
- a CDS encoding MurR/RpiR family transcriptional regulator yields the protein MGVVLKINEIKDQLTNSEQKIANCILDNSHKVYNMSIHELADWCSTSSSSIVRFCRKMGFDGFKEFKIELAKDVADSEKSKDIVYEDVSVDDSIQAVINKISSGNIKSIENTLELLDSYEVEKAINALDKANNVYLYGIGASGLVAMDFQYKLMRINRNAFMYLDSHTQLSTSVNIQKDDVAVAISHSGKTLEVFKAIDMANMKGATTISITKYGDNPVSNVSDIKLYVGGIEQNLRVGAIASRIAQLTVVDILFVGLARKNFKVVSDYLKGTKEIVEDFKIEK from the coding sequence ATGGGTGTAGTTTTAAAAATCAATGAAATAAAAGACCAACTTACTAATTCAGAACAAAAAATTGCAAACTGTATTTTAGATAATTCTCACAAGGTTTATAATATGTCTATACATGAGTTAGCTGATTGGTGTAGCACAAGTTCATCTAGTATAGTTAGATTTTGCAGAAAAATGGGTTTTGACGGGTTTAAGGAGTTTAAGATTGAACTTGCCAAAGATGTAGCTGATTCTGAAAAAAGTAAGGATATTGTCTATGAAGATGTATCAGTTGACGATAGCATTCAAGCTGTTATAAACAAGATATCTTCTGGAAACATTAAGTCTATAGAAAATACTTTGGAGTTATTGGATAGCTACGAAGTTGAAAAAGCCATAAATGCACTAGATAAGGCCAATAATGTTTATTTATATGGAATAGGTGCTTCAGGATTGGTTGCTATGGATTTTCAATATAAACTTATGAGAATAAACAGAAATGCTTTCATGTATTTAGATAGTCATACACAGTTATCGACTTCTGTAAATATTCAAAAAGATGATGTGGCTGTAGCTATCTCTCATAGTGGAAAAACATTGGAAGTATTTAAAGCTATAGATATGGCTAATATGAAGGGGGCTACAACTATCTCTATAACTAAGTATGGAGACAATCCAGTAAGCAATGTATCTGATATAAAATTGTATGTTGGAGGTATAGAACAAAATTTAAGAGTAGGAGCTATTGCATCTAGAATAGCACAACTTACAGTGGTGGATATTCTCTTTGTAGGATTGGCAAGGAAAAATTTTAAAGTTGTGTCTGACTATTTAAAGGGTACAAAAGAGATTGTAGAAGATTTTAAAATTGAAAAATAA
- a CDS encoding PTS sugar transporter subunit IIA yields MFNFFKKNKIIEIGTPVNGEIISIEDVPDAVFSEKMIGDGVAIEPSEGLVLSPVDGEIVSLFPTNHAIGIRTYEGLEILIHIGLDTVELKGEGFKRITSENAKVKKGDPLMEFDIDFIKSMKKSPITPVVITNMDMVKDIVKNSGKVQISKDIIMSIKY; encoded by the coding sequence ATGTTTAATTTTTTTAAGAAAAATAAAATCATTGAAATAGGAACTCCCGTAAATGGTGAAATAATAAGTATAGAAGATGTACCAGATGCTGTTTTTTCTGAGAAAATGATTGGAGATGGTGTGGCCATAGAACCTAGCGAAGGTTTGGTATTGTCACCTGTTGATGGAGAAATAGTGAGTTTGTTTCCAACTAATCATGCTATTGGTATTAGGACTTATGAGGGGTTGGAAATATTGATTCATATTGGCCTAGATACAGTAGAGTTGAAAGGTGAAGGATTCAAAAGAATTACTAGTGAAAATGCCAAAGTAAAAAAAGGAGATCCATTGATGGAATTTGATATAGATTTCATAAAATCCATGAAAAAATCTCCTATAACACCTGTAGTTATAACCAATATGGACATGGTTAAAGATATAGTTAAAAATAGTGGAAAAGTTCAAATTTCAAAGGATATTATAATGAGTATCAAATATTAA